A segment of the Candidatus Marinarcus aquaticus genome:
ATTAGGGCGTGGCGAGCCTATGAGTGATACCAGTCGTGTGATTTCTCGAATGGTCGATATGGTCATGATTCGAACTTTTGCACACTCCAAGTTAGAAGAGTTTGCACAATATTCAAAAGTACCTGTAATCAATGGTCTTACAGATGATTTTCACCCTGTTCAACTGATGGCTGATTATATGACCATTATTGAAGAAGGCAAAGATAAAGACCTCGTTGTGGCATATGTAGGTGATGGGAACAACTTGGCACACTCATGGCTGATGTTGGCTTCAAAACTTGGTTTTGAACTTAGAATAGCTACACCCAAAGGGTATGAAGTAAAAGAAGAGATTTTAAATAAAGCCTTAGGATTTGCAAAAGAATCGGGCGCAAAAATCATTGTAAATAATAATCCTAAAGAGGCTGTTAAAAATGCAACGGTTGTTACCACAGATACTTGGGTATCAATGGGACAAGAGGATGAAAAAGAGAAGCGTGTGAAAGAGTTTGAGGGGTATATCGTAGATGAAGCGATGATGGCACTGGCTCACAAAGATGC
Coding sequences within it:
- the argF gene encoding ornithine carbamoyltransferase encodes the protein MKHFLTLADFTKEELEEILALSIKVKQETKQRIFKDYLPKQVLGMIFEKSSTRTRVSFETGIYQLGGVGLFLSSSDIQLGRGEPMSDTSRVISRMVDMVMIRTFAHSKLEEFAQYSKVPVINGLTDDFHPVQLMADYMTIIEEGKDKDLVVAYVGDGNNLAHSWLMLASKLGFELRIATPKGYEVKEEILNKALGFAKESGAKIIVNNNPKEAVKNATVVTTDTWVSMGQEDEKEKRVKEFEGYIVDEAMMALAHKDAIFLHCLPAYRGYEVSEAVFEGSQSKVFEEAENRLHAQKGIMVWLNEKRND